A section of the Streptomyces sp. SCL15-4 genome encodes:
- a CDS encoding alpha/beta hydrolase, giving the protein MTRGAALVGTALNALARPAPGLAGRAAYALFRHPLRRGGVLPGERAVHERAAVEEVVLGGRRVRVYRWGDGARPVLMLHGWQSRASRYAGFVPRLEALGLTGLAFDAPGHGDSEGGTTTILEYREITRLLQERYGVFHTVVAHSLGATAAFLALRGGLRAERLVTVAAVKDFGHFPDEFARILRLGPGLRQDLRLRIEHRLFGQVRDPWEEFDATARPERIGVRMRIIHDTDDDMVPVAHAHALKSAYGDRAELVLTRGLGHRKVLGEAAVIDGAMGFIAPESTGTREVPFK; this is encoded by the coding sequence GTGACCCGGGGTGCCGCGCTGGTCGGTACGGCCCTCAACGCGCTGGCCCGGCCCGCTCCGGGCCTGGCGGGACGGGCCGCCTACGCGCTGTTCCGTCATCCGCTGCGCAGGGGCGGGGTGCTGCCCGGGGAGCGGGCCGTCCACGAGCGGGCCGCGGTCGAGGAGGTGGTCCTCGGCGGCAGACGGGTGCGGGTCTACCGGTGGGGTGACGGCGCGCGGCCGGTGCTGATGCTGCACGGCTGGCAGTCCCGGGCCTCGCGGTACGCGGGTTTCGTGCCGCGGCTGGAGGCGCTGGGGCTGACCGGGCTCGCGTTCGACGCGCCCGGGCACGGCGACTCGGAGGGCGGGACCACCACCATCCTGGAGTACCGCGAGATCACCCGGCTGCTCCAGGAGCGGTACGGGGTCTTCCACACGGTGGTCGCCCACTCCCTCGGCGCCACCGCCGCCTTCCTGGCGCTGCGCGGCGGGCTGCGGGCCGAGCGGCTCGTCACGGTCGCCGCCGTGAAGGATTTCGGCCATTTTCCCGACGAGTTCGCCCGCATCCTGCGGCTCGGGCCCGGCCTGCGGCAGGACCTCCGCCTCCGGATCGAGCACCGGCTCTTCGGGCAGGTCCGCGACCCTTGGGAGGAGTTCGACGCCACCGCGCGCCCCGAACGGATCGGGGTACGGATGCGGATCATCCACGACACGGACGACGACATGGTCCCGGTCGCGCACGCGCACGCGCTGAAGTCCGCGTACGGCGATCGGGCGGAGCTGGTCCTGACCCGCGGGCTGGGGCACCGCAAGGTGCTGGGCGAGGCGGCGGTGATCGACGGCGCGATGGGTTTCATCGCGCCGGAATCCACGGGAACCCGGGAAGTCCCTTTTAAATGA
- a CDS encoding GlsB/YeaQ/YmgE family stress response membrane protein: MGIIAWIILGLLAGAIAKALMPGKDPGGIIVTMLIGVAGGLLGGWLGKVIFGVDSVDGFFELSTWIAAIAGSVILLALYRLVTGSRHSHSHRHA, encoded by the coding sequence ATGGGCATCATCGCGTGGATCATCCTCGGCCTGCTCGCCGGCGCCATTGCCAAGGCCCTCATGCCGGGCAAGGACCCCGGCGGCATCATCGTCACCATGCTCATCGGCGTGGCCGGTGGTCTGCTCGGCGGCTGGCTCGGCAAGGTGATCTTCGGCGTCGACTCCGTCGACGGGTTCTTCGAGCTCTCCACGTGGATCGCCGCCATCGCCGGCTCCGTCATCCTGCTCGCCCTCTACCGCCTCGTCACCGGCAGCCGCCACTCCCACTCCCACCGTCACGCATGA
- a CDS encoding class II glutamine amidotransferase — protein sequence MCRLFGLSSAPRRTRATFWLLDAPDSLSRQSHREPDGTGLGYFAADGTPRVDKAPIAAYEDRAFAEEARRVESATFVAHVRYASTGSLDARNTHPFEQDGRLFAHNGVIEGLDRLDEHLGEDRSRVRGDTDSERFFALITREARENGGDLGAGIRHAAGWIARHLPVYALNLVLVTPGRLWALRYPGTHELYVLKRPAGGQHGARHLDHSGSHGRMRVRSAHLAGRPAVIVASERMDDHPDWRLMEPGELLHVGTGLRTTHQVVLPEPPAHQMTLADLRPDAAASQKAP from the coding sequence ATGTGCCGCCTGTTCGGTCTCAGCAGTGCGCCGCGGCGCACCCGTGCGACATTCTGGCTGCTGGACGCCCCCGACAGTCTCAGCAGACAGAGCCACCGGGAACCCGACGGCACCGGCCTCGGCTACTTCGCGGCGGACGGCACGCCCCGCGTGGACAAGGCCCCGATCGCCGCGTACGAGGACCGTGCCTTCGCCGAGGAGGCCCGCCGGGTGGAGTCGGCCACCTTCGTCGCCCATGTGCGCTACGCCTCCACCGGCAGCCTGGACGCCCGTAACACCCACCCGTTCGAACAGGACGGCCGGCTGTTCGCGCACAACGGCGTCATCGAGGGCCTCGACCGGCTCGACGAGCACCTGGGCGAGGACCGGTCACGGGTGCGCGGCGACACGGACTCCGAGCGCTTCTTCGCGCTGATCACCCGGGAGGCGAGGGAGAACGGCGGCGACCTCGGCGCCGGGATCCGGCACGCCGCCGGGTGGATCGCCCGGCACCTGCCCGTCTACGCCCTGAACCTCGTCCTCGTCACTCCGGGCCGGCTGTGGGCCCTGCGCTACCCCGGCACCCACGAGCTGTACGTCCTGAAGCGCCCGGCGGGCGGGCAGCACGGCGCTCGCCACCTGGACCACAGCGGCAGCCACGGCCGCATGCGCGTCCGCTCGGCCCACCTGGCCGGTCGGCCGGCCGTGATCGTGGCCAGCGAGCGCATGGACGACCACCCCGACTGGCGCCTGATGGAGCCGGGCGAGCTGCTCCACGTCGGAACCGGCCTGCGCACCACCCACCAGGTGGTCCTGCCGGAGCCCCCGGCGCACCAGATGACCCTGGCGGACCTGCGCCCCGACGCCGCCGCCTCCCAGAAGGCACCGTGA
- a CDS encoding FMN reductase, with protein sequence MKLVAVSAGLSTPSSTRLLADRLAAAVRDGLAARDLEAETEVVELRELAVAVANHLVTGFPQPRLAAAIDAVTSADGLIAVTPVFTASYSGLFKSFFDLIDPDALTGRPVLVAATGGTARHSLVLDHALRPLFAYLRAAVVPTAVYAASEDWGSGGDEYTDGLPARIRRAAGELAALMAARPAGKRPADDAAALDRHLADLRFD encoded by the coding sequence ATGAAACTCGTCGCCGTGTCCGCGGGGTTGAGCACCCCGTCCTCCACCCGGCTGCTCGCCGACCGTCTCGCCGCCGCCGTCCGCGACGGACTCGCCGCACGGGACCTCGAGGCGGAGACGGAGGTCGTCGAGCTGAGGGAACTGGCCGTCGCCGTCGCCAACCACCTCGTGACGGGGTTTCCGCAGCCTCGACTGGCCGCCGCCATCGACGCGGTGACGAGCGCGGACGGTCTGATCGCCGTGACACCCGTGTTCACCGCCTCCTACAGCGGTCTGTTCAAGTCCTTCTTCGACCTGATCGACCCGGACGCGCTCACCGGCAGGCCGGTCCTCGTCGCGGCGACCGGGGGAACGGCCCGCCACTCCCTGGTCCTGGACCACGCCCTGCGCCCCCTCTTCGCCTATCTGCGGGCCGCCGTCGTCCCCACGGCGGTGTACGCGGCGTCCGAGGACTGGGGGTCCGGCGGTGACGAGTACACCGACGGCCTGCCCGCGCGCATACGGCGGGCGGCCGGTGAGCTCGCCGCGCTGATGGCCGCCCGGCCGGCCGGGAAGAGGCCCGCGGACGACGCCGCCGCGCTCGACCGGCACCTCGCCGACCTGCGGTTCGACTGA
- a CDS encoding alpha/beta hydrolase — protein MDLATAAGPALSAQGEAMFDLFRKPQGRSRPRPDERAVIESARTGELTARGGGVVTYAWGDGERPVLLVHGWESRASRYAKLITRLLALGYSPVSFDAPGHGESGGDTTTLAEYRALIGALHRAHGDFAAVVGHSFGALALFLSLPEGLRAGRIVAVSTVPDFSYLVDSFSAHRALDARTDAELRHRLDRDLYPGEDMWTRFSVLHHAPHVRVPVLLIHDENDEAVGAEQAERLAGGFADRARLVLTRRLGHRRVLGSPLVVDTIAGFLTGTGADLGDRTGVAAR, from the coding sequence ATGGATCTCGCGACGGCGGCCGGCCCGGCCCTGAGCGCGCAGGGGGAGGCCATGTTCGACCTGTTCCGCAAGCCGCAGGGGCGCAGCAGACCCCGGCCCGACGAGCGGGCGGTCATCGAGAGCGCGCGGACCGGCGAGCTGACCGCCCGGGGCGGCGGGGTCGTCACCTACGCCTGGGGCGACGGCGAGCGCCCGGTGCTGCTGGTGCACGGCTGGGAATCGCGCGCCTCGCGCTACGCCAAGCTCATCACCCGGCTCCTCGCACTCGGCTACAGCCCGGTGTCCTTCGACGCTCCGGGGCACGGCGAGTCCGGGGGCGACACCACCACCCTGGCCGAGTACCGCGCCCTCATCGGCGCACTGCACCGCGCGCACGGGGACTTCGCGGCCGTGGTCGGCCACTCCTTCGGGGCGCTGGCGCTGTTCCTGTCGCTGCCCGAAGGGCTGCGCGCCGGCCGGATCGTGGCCGTCAGCACGGTCCCCGACTTCTCCTACCTGGTCGACTCCTTCAGCGCCCACCGGGCACTGGACGCGCGGACGGACGCGGAACTGCGCCACCGCCTGGACCGGGACCTGTACCCGGGCGAGGACATGTGGACCCGTTTCTCCGTCCTCCACCACGCCCCGCACGTACGCGTCCCCGTGCTCCTGATCCACGACGAGAACGACGAGGCGGTGGGCGCGGAGCAGGCGGAGCGCCTCGCCGGGGGCTTCGCGGACCGGGCCCGGCTGGTCCTCACCCGCCGGCTCGGGCACCGGCGCGTCCTCGGCTCTCCCCTGGTCGTCGACACCATCGCCGGGTTCCTCACCGGAACCGGCGCGGACCTCGGCGACAGGACGGGGGTGGCGGCACGGTGA
- a CDS encoding NAD-dependent protein deacetylase — protein sequence MRMRPTLSWTPTEDLPPGTTDPGPVVEALGRGGVLVLSGAGISTESGIPDYRGEGGSLSRHTPMTYQEFTAGARARRRYWARSHLGWRTFGRAEPNAGHRAVAAFGRHGLLTGVITQNVDGLHQAAGSEDVVELHGSLERVVCLSCGARSARRELARRLQEANADFAPVAAGINPDGDADLTDEQVRDFRVLPCVRCGGILKPDVVFFGEAVPPERVEHCRELVHAARSLLVLGSSLTVMSGLRFVRQAARDGKPVLIVNRDVTRGDRHAVTRVALPLGSSLTAVAHRLGLTLPSTG from the coding sequence ATGCGTATGCGCCCCACTCTGAGCTGGACGCCCACCGAGGACCTGCCGCCGGGTACCACGGACCCGGGGCCGGTCGTCGAGGCGCTGGGCAGGGGAGGGGTGCTGGTGCTCAGCGGGGCGGGCATCTCCACGGAGTCGGGCATTCCCGACTACCGGGGCGAGGGCGGGAGCCTGAGCCGGCACACCCCGATGACCTACCAGGAGTTCACCGCCGGCGCGCGGGCCCGGCGCCGGTACTGGGCGCGCAGCCACCTCGGCTGGCGCACCTTCGGGCGCGCCGAGCCCAACGCCGGGCACCGGGCCGTCGCCGCGTTCGGACGGCACGGCCTGCTCACGGGGGTCATCACCCAGAACGTCGACGGCCTGCACCAGGCCGCCGGCAGCGAGGACGTCGTGGAACTCCACGGGAGTCTGGAGCGGGTCGTCTGTCTTTCCTGCGGCGCCCGCAGCGCGCGCCGGGAACTCGCCCGGCGACTTCAGGAGGCCAACGCGGACTTCGCGCCGGTGGCCGCCGGCATCAACCCGGACGGCGACGCCGATCTCACCGACGAACAGGTCCGCGACTTCCGTGTGCTGCCTTGCGTACGCTGCGGCGGCATCCTCAAGCCGGATGTGGTGTTCTTCGGCGAAGCCGTGCCGCCGGAGCGGGTCGAGCACTGTCGCGAGCTGGTTCATGCGGCCCGTTCGCTGCTCGTCCTCGGCTCCTCGCTGACGGTGATGTCCGGGCTCCGGTTCGTGCGGCAGGCGGCCCGGGACGGAAAGCCGGTGCTGATCGTCAACCGCGACGTCACCCGCGGCGACCGGCACGCCGTCACCCGCGTCGCGCTTCCGCTGGGAAGTTCCCTCACCGCCGTGGCCCATCGGCTGGGCCTGACCCTGCCGTCGACCGGCTGA
- a CDS encoding adenosylcobinamide amidohydrolase, which translates to MTAAVPPPRSAPGLLDVRRLSRAEGEEWLHGLLWRAGDGWRMISSAVLGGGIGERSWVLNAQVSHGYTRTDPDRHLAELALDAGVRGPGVGLMTAADVRAYGHARDGGVEAVATAGLGVRGWAASPAEGTATAARPGTVNIVVALPVALTDAALVNAVATATEAKVQALLAAGYDCSGTPTDAVCVAARSPAADDEVHAFAGPRSLWGARVARAVHRAVHTAARAGRP; encoded by the coding sequence ATGACCGCCGCCGTTCCGCCGCCCCGCTCCGCCCCCGGCCTGCTGGACGTACGGCGGCTCTCCCGCGCCGAAGGGGAGGAGTGGCTGCACGGCCTGCTGTGGCGGGCGGGCGACGGCTGGCGGATGATCAGCAGCGCGGTCCTCGGCGGAGGGATCGGGGAACGTTCCTGGGTGCTCAACGCACAGGTGTCCCACGGCTATACGCGCACCGACCCGGACCGGCACCTCGCCGAGCTGGCGCTGGACGCCGGTGTCCGGGGCCCGGGGGTCGGGCTGATGACGGCCGCCGATGTCCGGGCGTACGGTCACGCCCGCGACGGCGGTGTGGAGGCGGTCGCCACCGCGGGGCTCGGGGTGCGCGGCTGGGCGGCTTCCCCGGCAGAGGGCACGGCCACGGCGGCGCGGCCGGGCACGGTCAACATCGTCGTCGCGCTGCCGGTGGCGCTGACCGACGCGGCGCTGGTCAACGCCGTGGCCACCGCCACGGAAGCGAAGGTGCAGGCCCTGCTCGCCGCCGGTTACGACTGCTCGGGCACCCCCACGGACGCCGTGTGCGTGGCCGCCCGGTCCCCGGCCGCCGACGACGAGGTCCACGCCTTCGCCGGTCCCCGCTCGCTGTGGGGCGCCCGCGTGGCCCGCGCCGTCCACCGGGCCGTACACACCGCCGCCCGGGCCGGCCGCCCATGA
- a CDS encoding TetR/AcrR family transcriptional regulator, protein MAGTQADGRIARGNQTRQLILRRAVEIASVEGLAALSMGQLASELKLSKSGVFALFGSKEDLQLATIRTAITVYLEHVVQPARDLPAGIGRLWRLCTGWLTYSRERVFPGGCFFYSVSAEYDAREGKVHDTLAAARTNWFSYLEQTAREAQLAGELAPDADVPQLVFELVAFLEMANAESVLHDDFTCYDKAAKAVLNRLRSEAADPSLLPATP, encoded by the coding sequence GTGGCAGGAACGCAGGCCGACGGCCGGATCGCACGCGGAAACCAGACCCGCCAGCTGATTCTCCGAAGAGCCGTGGAGATCGCCTCCGTGGAAGGGCTCGCGGCCCTGTCCATGGGGCAGCTCGCGAGCGAGCTGAAGCTGAGCAAGAGCGGTGTGTTCGCGCTGTTCGGCTCCAAGGAGGACCTCCAGCTCGCGACCATCCGCACGGCGATCACCGTGTACCTGGAGCACGTGGTGCAGCCGGCCCGGGACCTGCCGGCCGGCATCGGCCGTCTGTGGCGCCTGTGCACGGGCTGGCTCACGTACTCCCGGGAGCGGGTCTTCCCGGGCGGCTGCTTCTTCTACTCGGTCTCCGCCGAGTACGACGCGCGCGAAGGCAAGGTCCACGACACGCTCGCCGCGGCCCGCACCAACTGGTTCTCCTACCTGGAGCAGACCGCGCGCGAGGCACAGCTCGCCGGAGAACTCGCGCCGGACGCCGACGTGCCCCAGCTCGTCTTCGAACTCGTGGCGTTCCTGGAGATGGCGAACGCCGAGTCCGTCCTGCACGACGACTTCACGTGCTACGACAAGGCGGCCAAGGCCGTCCTCAACCGCCTGCGCTCCGAGGCCGCCGACCCCTCGCTGCTGCCCGCCACACCCTGA
- a CDS encoding alpha/beta hydrolase, giving the protein MKPTEALASTVLNTASLVPGRLAGKGAFALFHMPLVRSRPRSAEREVSGTAHIGRVELGGGRHAVTYRWGDGARPVLLVHGWQSRASRLSAFVPGLLERGYSVVAFDAPGHGDAGGRSATILDYRDIVSALHDQYGTFECLIAHSMGALGSFFGLKHGVKAQRVVTISGVCDFDYLIREFCAELKVRDRLQARLRDEIRERLFPGMPAREVPFSLTDMPRSVRAPLLVIHDEDDTRIGVAQGRRLAAAFGDQARLVVTSGLGHRRILGDADVLRTVVDFAGQGAPGAGEPDPRTLSLD; this is encoded by the coding sequence ATGAAACCCACCGAGGCCCTTGCGAGCACCGTCCTCAACACCGCCTCCCTCGTCCCGGGACGGCTGGCGGGCAAGGGTGCCTTCGCGCTGTTCCACATGCCGCTCGTGCGCAGCCGTCCGCGGTCCGCCGAGCGCGAGGTGTCCGGCACGGCGCACATCGGCCGCGTCGAACTCGGCGGCGGCAGACACGCGGTGACGTACCGCTGGGGCGACGGCGCCCGGCCCGTGCTGCTGGTGCACGGCTGGCAGTCGCGCGCCTCCCGGCTCTCCGCCTTCGTCCCCGGACTGCTGGAGCGCGGCTACAGCGTCGTCGCCTTCGACGCCCCGGGTCACGGCGACGCCGGCGGCCGCAGCGCCACGATCCTGGACTACCGCGACATCGTCTCCGCGCTGCACGACCAGTACGGCACGTTCGAGTGCCTGATCGCCCACTCGATGGGTGCGCTGGGCTCGTTCTTCGGGCTCAAGCACGGGGTGAAGGCCCAGAGAGTCGTCACCATCAGCGGGGTCTGCGACTTCGACTACCTGATCCGGGAGTTCTGCGCCGAGCTGAAGGTGCGCGACCGGCTTCAGGCGCGTCTGCGCGACGAGATCCGCGAGCGGCTCTTCCCCGGCATGCCCGCGCGGGAGGTGCCGTTCTCGCTCACGGACATGCCGCGGAGCGTGCGCGCGCCGCTGCTGGTGATCCACGACGAGGACGACACCAGGATCGGGGTGGCCCAGGGCCGCCGGCTGGCCGCGGCCTTCGGCGACCAGGCCCGGCTCGTCGTCACCAGCGGCCTCGGACACCGGCGCATCCTCGGCGACGCGGACGTCCTGCGCACCGTTGTCGACTTCGCCGGCCAGGGCGCGCCCGGCGCCGGCGAGCCGGACCCGCGTACGCTCTCCCTGGACTGA
- a CDS encoding acyl-ACP desaturase — MPPIDRSDRSVARAEHALLAQLQPVVEENLHRHLDVAKEWFPHEYVPWSEGRTFDGPLGGQPWTDDEATLPEVARTSLVVNLLTEDNLPGYHFAVAEFGKDGAWGTWVDRWTAEEARHGTALRDYLLVTRAVDPRALERARMAHMSGGYHRPDGFSALHAIAYAAFQELATRISHRNTGQASTDPRCEALLARIAADENLHMVFYRNLVEAAFELVPDTAMRVVRDVVVGFEMPGSTIKDFGRKSAEIAIAGIYDLRLHHDSVLTPVLRRLGVFERAGLGPDGERAREELAAFLDQLDKKATSFTTRREGIRAARAKRESQAA, encoded by the coding sequence ATGCCACCCATCGACCGATCCGACCGCTCCGTCGCGCGAGCCGAGCACGCCCTGCTGGCACAGCTCCAGCCGGTGGTGGAGGAGAACCTCCACCGTCATCTGGACGTCGCCAAGGAGTGGTTCCCGCACGAGTACGTCCCGTGGAGCGAGGGCCGTACGTTCGACGGCCCGCTCGGCGGACAGCCGTGGACCGACGACGAGGCCACGCTGCCGGAGGTGGCCCGCACCTCCCTGGTGGTCAACCTGCTCACGGAGGACAACCTGCCCGGCTACCACTTCGCGGTGGCCGAGTTCGGCAAGGACGGCGCGTGGGGTACCTGGGTGGACCGCTGGACCGCCGAGGAGGCCCGGCACGGCACCGCGTTGCGCGACTACCTCCTGGTCACCCGGGCCGTCGACCCCCGGGCCCTGGAGCGCGCCCGGATGGCGCACATGTCGGGCGGATACCACCGGCCCGACGGCTTCAGCGCGCTGCACGCGATCGCGTACGCCGCGTTCCAGGAGCTTGCCACCCGCATCTCGCACCGCAACACCGGCCAGGCGAGCACCGATCCCCGGTGCGAGGCGCTGCTCGCGCGGATCGCCGCGGACGAGAACCTGCACATGGTCTTCTACCGCAACCTGGTCGAGGCGGCGTTCGAGCTGGTGCCGGACACCGCGATGCGGGTCGTGCGGGACGTCGTCGTCGGCTTCGAGATGCCGGGCTCCACCATCAAGGACTTCGGCCGCAAGTCGGCGGAGATCGCCATCGCCGGCATCTACGACCTCCGCCTCCACCACGACAGCGTCCTCACGCCCGTCCTGCGCAGGCTCGGCGTCTTCGAACGCGCGGGCCTCGGCCCGGACGGTGAGCGCGCACGCGAGGAACTCGCCGCCTTCCTGGATCAGCTGGACAAGAAGGCGACGTCGTTCACGACCCGCCGCGAGGGCATCCGCGCGGCCCGCGCCAAGCGGGAGTCGCAAGCGGCCTGA
- a CDS encoding MFS transporter, with the protein MTTASPHSPDTGPARAAQPDDAGAPGTSATAAAAAKLALLVASGATFLAVLDTTVVNIAFADLRADFRDASLSQLTWIVTAYTVVFAALLAVAGRVADTIGRKKLFVWSAAVFLVASLLSGLATGVPMLIAARALQGVGAAGLIPSALGLVLQHTPAARRQVAIGIWGAVGSMAAAVGPSLGGLLVDAWGWRSVFLINLPIGLVILAGAVRLTGDRPTGRKLPDPTGTLALALGVGGVVFGVTQGTEWGWAGGRVLGLLGGGAVLLAAALLLSRRHAAPAIELDLWRSRAFAATNVTSLLFGAAMYSYLLSSLLFLNAVWGYSELKAGLAVTPGAFASALGAMVVGRRVGPAGQWAAVAVGSVLFGASCAGMYLLLGTERSYAAVWLPLGVLAGVGIGAALTAISNAATASLPPQRFASGTGLLMTTRQIGGALGIAALAAILERHDVLDDEGYLRVFLACAIGAGAAAAAAFAIRSRPVQNA; encoded by the coding sequence ATGACGACCGCCTCACCCCACTCGCCGGACACCGGTCCGGCCCGGGCAGCACAGCCGGACGACGCCGGCGCGCCGGGGACCTCCGCGACGGCGGCGGCCGCCGCCAAGCTCGCCCTGCTCGTCGCGTCCGGCGCCACGTTCCTCGCCGTGCTCGACACCACGGTGGTGAACATCGCCTTCGCGGATCTGCGCGCCGACTTCCGCGACGCCTCGCTCTCCCAGCTCACCTGGATCGTGACCGCCTACACCGTCGTGTTCGCGGCGCTGCTGGCCGTCGCCGGCCGCGTCGCCGACACCATCGGGCGCAAGAAGCTGTTCGTGTGGTCCGCGGCCGTGTTCCTGGTGGCCTCTCTGCTCAGCGGGCTCGCCACCGGGGTGCCGATGCTCATCGCGGCCCGGGCCCTGCAAGGAGTGGGCGCGGCGGGGCTGATCCCCTCGGCGCTCGGCCTGGTGCTCCAGCACACTCCCGCGGCCCGCCGTCAGGTCGCCATCGGCATCTGGGGAGCGGTGGGCAGCATGGCCGCCGCCGTCGGCCCGAGCCTCGGCGGACTCCTGGTGGACGCCTGGGGCTGGCGCAGCGTCTTCCTGATCAACCTGCCGATCGGTCTCGTCATCCTGGCCGGCGCGGTCCGGCTCACCGGCGACCGGCCGACCGGCCGCAAGCTGCCCGACCCCACCGGCACGCTGGCCCTGGCGCTCGGTGTCGGCGGTGTCGTCTTCGGCGTGACCCAGGGCACGGAGTGGGGCTGGGCCGGCGGACGCGTGCTCGGCCTGCTCGGCGGCGGTGCGGTGCTGCTCGCCGCGGCCCTGCTGCTGTCCCGGCGGCACGCCGCGCCCGCCATCGAGCTGGACCTCTGGCGCAGCCGCGCCTTCGCGGCCACCAATGTCACCTCGCTGCTGTTCGGCGCGGCGATGTACTCCTACCTCCTCAGTTCCCTGCTGTTCCTGAACGCGGTGTGGGGCTACTCGGAGCTGAAGGCCGGACTGGCGGTCACGCCGGGCGCCTTCGCCTCCGCGCTCGGCGCCATGGTCGTCGGACGCCGGGTCGGGCCGGCCGGCCAGTGGGCGGCGGTCGCCGTCGGCTCCGTGCTCTTCGGCGCCTCGTGCGCGGGGATGTACCTGCTGCTGGGCACCGAGAGGAGTTACGCGGCGGTGTGGCTGCCCCTCGGCGTCCTCGCCGGCGTCGGCATCGGCGCGGCGCTGACCGCCATCTCCAACGCGGCCACGGCGTCGCTGCCGCCGCAGCGCTTCGCCTCCGGCACCGGCCTGCTGATGACCACCCGCCAGATCGGCGGCGCCCTCGGCATCGCCGCGCTCGCGGCCATCCTGGAGCGCCATGACGTCCTCGACGACGAGGGCTATCTGCGGGTGTTCCTCGCCTGTGCCATCGGGGCCGGGGCCGCCGCCGCGGCGGCCTTCGCGATCCGCTCCCGGCCCGTCCAGAACGCGTAA
- the fabI gene encoding enoyl-ACP reductase FabI — MTGLLAGKRILVTGVLMESSIAFHTARLAQQQGAEVVLTGYGRLALVERIARRLPEPAVLLELDVQDKGHLESLAGRIRERVGRDARLDGVVHSIAFAPQDAMGGNFLATGWDSVATAVEVSAYSLKALAVACLPLLQERGGSIVGLDFDAGVAWPAYDWMGVAKAALEATSRYVARDLGPRGIRCNLVAAGPVKTMAARHIPGFETFREVWDTRAPIGWDLSDPEPAARAVVALLSDWFPRTTGEIVHVDGGVHAIGA; from the coding sequence GTGACCGGCCTTCTCGCGGGCAAGCGGATCCTGGTGACGGGCGTCCTGATGGAGTCCTCGATCGCCTTCCACACCGCCCGGCTCGCCCAGCAGCAGGGAGCCGAGGTCGTCCTCACGGGGTACGGCCGGCTCGCCCTGGTGGAGCGGATCGCGCGGCGGCTGCCCGAGCCCGCCGTCCTGCTCGAACTCGACGTCCAGGACAAGGGACACCTGGAGAGCCTGGCCGGGCGGATCCGGGAGCGGGTGGGCCGCGACGCGCGCCTGGACGGCGTCGTGCACTCCATCGCCTTCGCGCCGCAGGACGCGATGGGCGGCAACTTCCTCGCCACCGGCTGGGATTCGGTGGCGACCGCGGTCGAGGTGTCCGCCTACTCGCTGAAGGCGCTCGCGGTGGCGTGCCTGCCGCTGCTTCAGGAGCGCGGCGGGTCGATCGTGGGCCTGGACTTCGACGCGGGCGTGGCCTGGCCCGCGTACGACTGGATGGGCGTGGCCAAGGCGGCCCTGGAGGCCACCTCGCGCTATGTCGCCCGGGACCTCGGGCCGCGCGGCATCCGCTGCAACCTGGTGGCGGCCGGGCCCGTGAAGACCATGGCGGCCCGGCACATCCCGGGGTTCGAGACCTTCCGCGAGGTGTGGGACACCCGCGCCCCGATCGGCTGGGACCTCTCGGACCCGGAACCGGCGGCCCGCGCGGTGGTCGCCCTGCTGTCCGACTGGTTCCCCCGCACGACGGGCGAGATCGTGCACGTGGACGGCGGTGTGCACGCCATCGGGGCGTGA